The DNA segment CTGATGCAGCTTCTAGCTGCACAGCATGCAGACACAAAAAGCTTCAAGACGTAACAGAAACGAACCAAAGAAAACTCCCACCGACCCACACTCAATGCCACACTCTTGTCGCTATATACGTCATAAATTTTGTGATCTTAGGTGCAACCTAGCGGCACATAATTTTTAGCAGCGCGCACCGCCCCGGAAACTTGCAATGCCGACAAAGAAGACCAAATTTCAGTATCAGAACCATTTACGTGTCAGTTTCGCAATCACAATTGTCCTGACACCACTGGTGCTGATTGCCACTTTTTTTGCCTTTACACGCATTGAAGCCAATACCTCAAAAATCAACAACCACATTGCGGCCAAAACCCACCGTCTGCAGAATCTGAAGCTCGACCTTTTAAATGTGCAGCAAGACCTTGAAAAAATACAGAACAATACCTTACTGAAGTCGCCACAAACCGCACATATAGACGTTCGTGCAGTAGCAGTAGAAGTGCGAAGAATCTGCAACTATTTACTTCTGGAAAGTGACGATAAAGGGGTAGACGGGGGTCTTCTGGTGAACTCACTGAAAGTTTTTGATAACGCACAACAGCAACTTGAAAATCTTCGCCAAAGTGACACAGGGCAATTTTGGCCCGACATTCAATGGTGGCTGAATGCACCTGCTGCTTCGACTTCCTTAGCAGATTACCGAATGCAGCCTATTACACCGTTGTTAAAGCAGCAATTTAAAGATGTTTTGACCGCACAAAAACAGGTTTCATTGGCAGTTAACTATATCACGGCGTTTGGTAAACGGGTGGATGAGAAACTAATGCAGCTGGGCATTCAAGAACAAGCTCAATTGGAACAGCTGAAAACCACGTTCAGTTTATCCCGCTGGGGTATCTTTATCCTATCTGTCACTCTACTGCTGATTGTGTTTCTAAACTTACACTATATGTCGGCGGCCATTCTTGTCGGCACTAATTTTCTACAGCGCAGTATTACCGAGCGCACCGCCGCGTTAGAACGCTCAAAGCAGTCACTGATCACAGTATTACAGCAGGAACGGCGGTCTCGAGAGAGCCTGTTGGAAACGCAGTCGCAGCTGCACCGCGCCAACAGCGCGCTGGAACACTCGCTTCGCGAGCTTAAGAAAACCCAGATGGCCATGGCGCAACAGGAAAAATTAGCCTCTATTGGCCATTTGGCGGCCGGCGTGGCCCATGAAATCAACAATCCGTTGGGCTTCATCCTCAGTAATATCAACCGTATGCATGAGTACATCACCGACCTGAGCGAGGTTGTCACCGTAGCTGAAAAACAACTTGCCAGCGGCACCCATGCGTCTTGGTCGAACTTTCATATCTACTTTCGGCAGCTACTTGAAGACAAAGACGTTGATTTCATTAAAAGCGACTTGCCCTCTCTGGTTAACGACTGCGTAGAAGGAGGCGCTCGCGTGAAAGATATCATTCAAAGCCTGAAAGATTTTTCCCGCCGGGACCACAACAACGATGAGTTCCAGCTCACCAATCTGCACATCATAATCACCAAAACCCTCAACCTACTGCGCAACGAAATAAAGTATGACGTCGACCTGAAGGTCGACTGCGACCCCGATCTTTATCTGGAAGCACTGCCTGGCCCTTTGTCGCAGGTACTGTCGAATATTTTGATAAACGCAACCCACGCCATCCGCTTGACCGAACGGCGCGGGTTTATCCAAGTGGTCGCGTTTCACCGCAAGCATCAGGTTATTCTCAAAATCACCGATAACGGCTGCGGCATTCACCCCGACCATCAGAAGAGTGTCTTCGACCCGTTTTTCACCACAAAAAAAGCTGGAGAAGGTACTGGTTTGGGCATGAATATCGCTTACGACATCATCGTTAACCGACACGGCGGACAGTTGTCGGTGAAAAGCGAACTGGGTGTGGGCACCGAGTTTTTCATCGAGCTGCCCATGAATCCAAACCGCAATCGCCAATCGGCATCCGACGCCGCATCATCTTTAACAACAGAAGGAGTTTAAAGTCTTGTCAGAACTCTTCCAGACCGCAACGGCTAACGGATCCATTCTGTTTGTGGATGATGACCAAGCCATTCTTAGTTCTTTGAAACGGCTGATGCGCAAACTACCACTGCAGTGCTGGTATGCCAGTAGCGGCGCAGAAGGTTTACAGATACTGAGCCAGATCAGCGTTGACCTAGTGGTGTCAGACATGCGCATGCCAGAAATGGCGGGCGATATTTTTCTTGCTCAGGTTCGCAGCCTTTACCCGCAGACTGTGCGCTACTTATTGACCGGCCAGTCGGATATGCAATCCACTATAGCCGCGCTGAACAACGGCGGTATAAGCCGGTTTATTCATAAGCCCTGGGCTGATGAAGAACTGCTGATAGCGTTACAAGACTGCGTACGCCTTACCCGCCTGAAAAGCGAAAACACACTGCTGATGGCGCAAACCCAGGTCCAGGCCGAACAGGTGCAATTCATGAACCAGCTACTGGAGAAGCGAGTTAACAAGCGCACTCATATGTTGCGCAACGCCATGCGCCAGCTTGAAACCAGCTACGGTGACTTCGTGCGCGGACTTTCCTACTTTGTCAGCCTGCGCTCCGGCCTGATCAAGGGCCAGTCGCAACAGGTATCTGAGTTGTGCGGCTGGCTATGTGATGCTCTAAACATCCAAGGCGGTGACAAAAAGCATATTGTATCCGCCGCCCTGCTGCATGAATTGGGCAAGCTGGCAATGCCTGAAGCATTGCTAAGTCGATCGGAAGTCCATTTAAACAGCTGCGACCAAGAAAAGTACCGGCAGTACCCGGTGATTGGCGAAATGGCATTGGGTGGCATCAAAACCCTGGAGGCGTCTTCCTTGCTGATTCGCCACCAGAATGAGCATTTTGACGGCTCTGGATACCCCGAGGGGCTAAGCGGCGAAAAAATTCCGCTAGGCGCGCGTATATTATTGCTGTGCAAGCACTACGTAGGCCTGCAAACCGGGATGATGCGGCAAACTCCGCTAACCGCGGAGGACGCTCTCAAGGTGCTGCATCAGCAGGCCGGAAAGCTCTATGACCCGAAACTGGTGACTGCATTTTTTCTTTTGATGATCTCGATGGAGCACGAGACGGTCACACCGCAGGAAAGCATTGTGAGTATTCGGGACTTGGAACCAGGCATGGTGCTCTGCCAAGACCTGATCACAGTTCACGGTGTGCTGCTGATTGCAAGAAATCAGGAAATAACCTTGCTGAACATTCAACGTTTGCGCCATATCCGCGAATTTTACGGCTTTAATCTACCGGTATATGTTGTCAACCCAGCCTCGCCGAAGCTTTACCCTACCGCCCCACCACCCGCTCCGTTTCTTCCATAGACGTATGGCGCACATCCTCACCCTTAACCATGAAAATCACATTTTCAGCAATGTTACAGGCGTGGTCTCCTACCCGTTCCAGAGCCCGCAATACCCACATGATCGACATGCAGCGGGATATGTTGCGGGTATCTTCCATCATATAGGTCAGAAGGGTGCGGGCCGCAGCCTGATACTCTTCATCCACCCGTTTGTCTTCTTTCATCACTCGCAGCGCTTGTTCGGCGTCTAGCCGCGCAAAGGCGTCCAGTGAGTCGTGCAGCATGGCGTGCACATGGCTGCCAATGTGGCGGATTTCCACGTAACCAAGTGATGTTTGACCTTCTTCCTCCAGCTTCAACGCCTGTTTGGCGATTTTTTTGGCCTCGTCGCCCACCCGCTCCAGGTCAACCACCATTTTGATGACCGCGATCACCAGTCTAAGATCCCGCGCCGCGGGCTGACGCCGGGCGATGATGAGTATGGCCTCTTCATCGATGCCAATTTCCATCTGGTCAACGCCACGGTCTCCCACGCGCACTTGTTCCGCCAGAACGCTGTCATTGGCGGTCAGCGCCTGTACGGCACTGCCAACCTGCGCTTCTACCATCCCGCCCATCTCCAGGAAACGGGTTTTCAGCTCCAACAATTCATTATTGAAGCGCTCGGAGATGTGATCGCCATACACCTGATCTTTGCTGTTCGGCATTGTGTTGCTCCGTAAATATTCTGGCCCTACCGGTACAGGTAAGCTTAGCCGAAACGGCCGGTAATGTAGGATTCTGTCAACGGGTGCTGGGGCGAAGTAAACACCGTGTCGGTCTTATTCACCTCCACAAGGTGACCCATGTGGAAATAAGCGGTGCGGTTGGACACCCGAGCCGCCTGTTGCATGGAGTGAGTCACAATAACGATGGTGTAGCTTTCGGACATCTCGGCAATCAGCTCCTCCACCCGTGCAGTTGCAATCGGGTCAAGGGCCGAGCAGGGCTCGTCCATCAGGATCACTTCCGGACTGACAGCAATGGCGCGGGCAATACAAAGGCGCTGCTGCTGGCCGCCGGACATGCCGGTTGCCATGGAATCCAGACGGTCTTTGGCCTCATTCCACAAACCCGCCTTGCGAAGGCTGTTTTCGACAATGTCGTCAAGCTCGGACTTGCGATTTGCCAGCCCGTGAATTCGGGGCCCATAGGCCACATTGTCATAGATCGATTTCGGGAAGGGATTCGGCTTTTGGAACACCATGCCTACTCTAGCCCTCAGTTCAACCACGTCCCGCTTGGAGTCATAGATGTTCTGATCGTCCAGCTCAAGGGAGCCTTTCACGCGGCAAATATCAATGCTGTCATTCATGCGATTCAGGCATCGCAAAAAGGTTGATTTACCGCAACCAGAGGGACCGATGAAGGCAATGACCTCATTTCGGCCAATATCCAGGCTGATATTCTTGATTGCCCGATCTGCGCCGTAAGAAACGTCCACATTACGCAGCTTGAATTTAGGGTCGGCGGTAAATGGCTGTCCAACCGTCTTACCTTCTTCAATCACGGTATCTTCGGGCTTGTCTTCCATCAGGGTATCTTTGCGCTGACTGTCAGGCACGGGAACCGCTGCCCCCTTGCCCAGCATGCCAGCTTCGGCGGAAATACTCGGACTCATCGTATTCATATCATTCTCCTTACCAGCGACGCTCAAGCCGCTTTCGCAGCCAGATCGCCAATGCGTTCATAATGATCATGAAGGTAAGCAGCACCATGATGGCGGCGGATGCCAGCTCCACAAAACCTTGCTCGGAGCTGCTCGCCCAGAGGTAAATCTGTACCGGCAACACGGTGGCTGAACTGAAAAGCCCGTCAGGTACATCCACGATAAACGCCACCATGCCAATCAGCAGCAACGGTGCGGTTTCACCCAGAGCCTGAGCCATACCGATGATGGAACCGGTCAGCATACCGGGCATCGCCAAGGGCACCACGTGGTGAAGCACCACCTGCATCTTGGAGGCGCCAACACCTTCGGCTGCCTCCCGTATTGAAGGCGGGACACTTTTGATGGCGGCACGGCTGGAAATAATGATGGTTGGAAGCGTCATTAACGCAAGTACCAAACCACCGACGACAGGAACCGACCGGGGCATTCCGAACAGGTTTATGAATACCGCCAAGCCCAACAAACCAAAGATGATAGACGGTACTGCCGCCAGGTTATTAATATTCACTTCGATAAAATCGGTGAGCTTGTTCTGGGGCGCGAACTCTTCCAGATAAACTGCCGCCGCAATTCCCACGGGGAATGAAATGGCCAGGGTCACCAGCATGGTCAATAAGGAACCCACAATCGCACCAAGAACACCGGCGTTGGCAGGCTCTCTGGAGTCGCCTCGACTGAACAGCACGTCGTTGAAGCTGGTATCGATAATCCCTTTCTGCACCAGCTCGTCGACCCAACGCTGCTGCTGTTCGGAGAGCTTGATGCTGTACCGAGGATTGTCCGCATGCTTGACGTAGACCGACACCCGATCATGAGTAGGAAACTCAATGGTTTGGGTGGTATTCAAAAGCCCCGGATTTTTTGTCAGTAAATTGCGGATTTCGCTGTCTGCGAAGGTACCCAGAAAACGGCCCAGCTCGCGCTTCTCAGCCGCGCCAGCTGCCTCAGGAACTTGCGCCTGCAAGGCGACAAGAATTGGCGCCTTGAAATCCGCGTTGGACCATTGGTCTTTATCCGTCGGATCATCCAGATACATCAATCCCGAATCGAGAGACACGTCCAGGGTGATGGTGGTCTTTACGAACCCTGTATGTCCCTTGCTGATAATGTCGGCGAACAGGATAAACAGGGACGCGAGTGCAATGAAAATCGCCAGAATTCCATACAGCCGGAACCGGCGTTCCTTACGATACCTGCGTTTCAGCGATTTGCGGACGATCTCCGCCTGAGAACGTTGATCAGTCATACTGTTCCCTATATTTGCGTACTATCTTCAGAGCGACCACGTTGAGCAGCAGCGTGACGATGAACAGCAGCATGCCCAAAGCGAAGGCCGAAAGTGTCTTGGCGCTGTCGAACTCCTGGTCACCCACCAGCAGTGTCGCAATCTGCACGGTTACGGTGGTTACCGAATCCAGCGGATTGGCCGTCAGGTTGGCCGCTAGGCCTGCCGCCATGACCACAATCATGGTTTCACCGATGGCACGGGACGCTGCCAGCAGAATACCGCCAATAATGCCCGGCAGGGCCGCCGGGAAAATCACCTTCTTCATGGTTTCCGATTGCGTCGCACCCAGAGCCAACGAGCCATCGCGCATGGTCTGAGGTACCGCGCTGATCACATCATCTGACAGCGATGACACGAACGGCACAATCATGATTCCCATCACCAAGCCGGCGGCCAGAGCACTCTGGGATGAGGCTTCCATACCCACTGTTGCAGCAAGTTCACGAATAAACGGGGCAACGGTCAACGCAGCGAAAAAGCCGTAAACGACGGTAGGAATGCCCGCCAACATCTCCAGCACAGGCTTTATCGTCGACCGCATACGCTTGCTCGCATACTCTGCAAGGTAGATGGCGGACAGCAAGCCAACGGGAACTGCAACCAACAAAGCAATGGCAGAAATCAGCAGGGTGCCGGTAAACAGGGGAATAACACCGAAAGCGCCTTCGGAACCTATCTGATCGATCCGTATAGCGGTTTGAGGACTCCAGCTGGTTCCGAACAGGAACTCGGTAATCGGCACTCTGTCGAAGAAACGCATGGTTTCAAGAAAGACCGAGAATACGATGCCTGCAGTGGTCAACACGGCCAAGGCAGCACACGCAAAGAAGATTCGGCGCAGGGTAGTTTCTACGTTTTTTCTGGCGTTTATGTGGGGCGCCACGCGGGTCCAAGCAAAGGTTGCTCCCAACACTGCAATCAATACAACCAGGATGGCTTTGAAGTTTCCGCTCTTGTCTTGCATGGCTTCCAGCAATGAAGCCGCCCCGGTAATATGCTTCGGCAAAAACTCAGGGTTGAGGCTACCAGCTGCCACGTTGCTGATTTGAGAAAGAATCAAGCTTGCCTGTCCGGCCGACTCGGGCCAGGTATCCGGGGGCAGCGATGCGATCACAATGCCTTGAATGACCTTGTCTTCAAAACCAGCCCAGACCGCTAACACAACCAGTGCCGGGATAGCGCACCAAAGTGCTGCTCGCGCCGCGTAGTAAAAAGGGAGAGCCTTGAGATTCCGGATGCCGCCAAGGGGCGCTGCCACAGCCCGGGATCGCATATAAGCGAGGCTATAGGCAACCACGGCGAGAACCAGAACCAGGGGCAGAAGATTGGCCGTCTGCATAACAGTCTCTGTGTTGGTGGTTTTAAGTTAACTGGGCGCTTATTCTGCCAGTTTGCCGCACAAAAATATTCATACAATCGCAACAAAGCAACGCAGGCTTGAAAGCCCGCATTGCTTTGTTGTCATCCTTGACGTCGCCTGACCGGCCTTACAACTCGTTACCCGTCATCGGCGCCAGTTCTTTCACAGCTTTAGCAATCTTCATGCGCTCGTTGCGCGGGCTTGGTATCAGGCCTACATCGACCAGGTAGCCGTTATCGCCCCAGGCGCCCTCGCTACTAAACTCGGAAATGTATTCCTGAATACCCGGAACAACGCCCACGTGCGCCTTTTTGACGTAGAACCACAGTGAACGGGCTACCGGATATTGATCGCTGGAAATCGCTTCGGGAGTCGGCTCGACGCCGTTCACGGTCGCGGCCTGGATCTGGCCAGTGTTTTCCATCAGGAAGCTATAACCGAAGATACCGAGGGTTTCCGGGTCTTGGGCCAGACGCTGAACGATTAGGTTATCGTTTTCGCCGGCTTCAACGAACGGACCGTCGTCACGCATGCTTTGACACACTGTCTTAAACTTGTCTTCGTTGTCGTCTTCCATCTGCGCGATCATGGGGAACTGTTTGCAGCCGCTTTCCATCGCCAACTCAACAAACGCGTCACGGGTGCCTGACGTCGGAGGCGGGCCCATTACGCTGATGGCAATATTCGGAAGACTGGCGTCGATTTCACTCCAGTTCATGTAAGGGTTGGCTATCAGCTCGTTGCTGCCGTCTGGGTTAGGCACATCTTTCGCCAGCGCCAGGAAAATTTGTTTCAGGGACAAGTCCAGCTTTTCCGCTTCCTTGGAGTTTGCCATAACAATACCGTCAGCACCGATACGTACTTCGGTGATTTCCTTGACGCCATTGGCCTGGCACATGTCGAATTCGCTCTTCTTCATGCGACGGGAAGCATTGGTGATGTCCGGGTGCTGGGTGCCAACACCTTGACAGAACAGCTTCAGGCCGCCACCGGAACCGGTTGACTCAATCTTGGGCGTCGCGAAATCGGTGTTACGCCCGAAGCGCTCAGCAACCACGGTCGCAAAAGGATATACCGTTGACGAGCCAACAATGCTGATGGTGTCGCGAGCCATGGCCGGAGCCGAAAGTGCCGCAATTGCGCCAGCAAGGGTTACTGTTGTCAGAGCTTTATAGAGTTTAGTCACGGTGTTTCTCCTGGGTTGCATCACTTTTTATATCGACATCTGCTGTTTTGATGGCCCAAGACTAGGCATTCTCTATGACAGGTTTATGACAAAGGCTGAAATTACCTAAATTCACCATCAGAACCGCAAACACACCTGACAAATGGCAGGCGCGGCATTACCATGCAGCTAAACAATTAAGGAATCTGCCAAACCGGCAGATCGCCACTTTTCTTAAAGGTCTGTGTGATGAGCACTTTTGACGACGACAACCCAATGCCCCTCGGCGAGTTAATTCTGCGAATCATTCCATTCCCCGGCGATACCAACGCCAACGGCGATGTATTCGCAGGCTGGCTGGTGAAGCAAATGGATATTGCTGCGGCCACAATGGCAGCCAGGATATCCCAAGGCCGCAGCGCCACTGTGGCTATGGACCGGATGGAGTTTTTGTCGCCGGTGCGAGTAGGCTCGCAGGTTGGCTGTTATTGCGAGCTGATCGAAATCGGCCGTAGCTCCATGAATATTAAAATAGAAGTGTGGACGATGGACCGCTACTCCGAAGATCGCCGCAAGGTAACCGAAGGCCACTTCGTTTACGTGGCGATTGATGATGTGGGCCGTATCCGCGAAGTGCCAGACCAGTCCTGACCCTTGTTGTGTTTAATACCTTGATCTGCTCTAGCGCCCCGGATTGTTGTGAAACCTTGGATTGATACGATATGGACTTTTTTCAGGCGGTTTTTCTTGGCCTGCTGCAGGGGCTGACAGAATTTCTGCCCATCTCCAGCTCTGCCCACCTTATTCTTACACCAGCCCTGCTGGGCTGGCAGGACCAGGGCGTAGGCTTTGACCTGGCCGTTCACGTGGGCACTCTGCTGGCGGTGGTACTCTACTTCCGCCGCGATGTGTTCGGCATTGCCCGCGACGGCCTGGTGTCCATGACCCAGCGCCGGGTTGTAGGCCAGGGTGCCATGGCGTTTTATCTGGTGATTGGCACCATCCCCGCAGGCCTGGCAGGATTGGCGCTGCTAGACATGATTGATAACGAGCTGCGCTCACCTGTGATCATTTTCACCACCACCC comes from the Marinobacter psychrophilus genome and includes:
- a CDS encoding sensor histidine kinase; protein product: MPTKKTKFQYQNHLRVSFAITIVLTPLVLIATFFAFTRIEANTSKINNHIAAKTHRLQNLKLDLLNVQQDLEKIQNNTLLKSPQTAHIDVRAVAVEVRRICNYLLLESDDKGVDGGLLVNSLKVFDNAQQQLENLRQSDTGQFWPDIQWWLNAPAASTSLADYRMQPITPLLKQQFKDVLTAQKQVSLAVNYITAFGKRVDEKLMQLGIQEQAQLEQLKTTFSLSRWGIFILSVTLLLIVFLNLHYMSAAILVGTNFLQRSITERTAALERSKQSLITVLQQERRSRESLLETQSQLHRANSALEHSLRELKKTQMAMAQQEKLASIGHLAAGVAHEINNPLGFILSNINRMHEYITDLSEVVTVAEKQLASGTHASWSNFHIYFRQLLEDKDVDFIKSDLPSLVNDCVEGGARVKDIIQSLKDFSRRDHNNDEFQLTNLHIIITKTLNLLRNEIKYDVDLKVDCDPDLYLEALPGPLSQVLSNILINATHAIRLTERRGFIQVVAFHRKHQVILKITDNGCGIHPDHQKSVFDPFFTTKKAGEGTGLGMNIAYDIIVNRHGGQLSVKSELGVGTEFFIELPMNPNRNRQSASDAASSLTTEGV
- a CDS encoding HD domain-containing phosphohydrolase — encoded protein: MSELFQTATANGSILFVDDDQAILSSLKRLMRKLPLQCWYASSGAEGLQILSQISVDLVVSDMRMPEMAGDIFLAQVRSLYPQTVRYLLTGQSDMQSTIAALNNGGISRFIHKPWADEELLIALQDCVRLTRLKSENTLLMAQTQVQAEQVQFMNQLLEKRVNKRTHMLRNAMRQLETSYGDFVRGLSYFVSLRSGLIKGQSQQVSELCGWLCDALNIQGGDKKHIVSAALLHELGKLAMPEALLSRSEVHLNSCDQEKYRQYPVIGEMALGGIKTLEASSLLIRHQNEHFDGSGYPEGLSGEKIPLGARILLLCKHYVGLQTGMMRQTPLTAEDALKVLHQQAGKLYDPKLVTAFFLLMISMEHETVTPQESIVSIRDLEPGMVLCQDLITVHGVLLIARNQEITLLNIQRLRHIREFYGFNLPVYVVNPASPKLYPTAPPPAPFLP
- the phoU gene encoding phosphate signaling complex protein PhoU, producing the protein MPNSKDQVYGDHISERFNNELLELKTRFLEMGGMVEAQVGSAVQALTANDSVLAEQVRVGDRGVDQMEIGIDEEAILIIARRQPAARDLRLVIAVIKMVVDLERVGDEAKKIAKQALKLEEEGQTSLGYVEIRHIGSHVHAMLHDSLDAFARLDAEQALRVMKEDKRVDEEYQAAARTLLTYMMEDTRNISRCMSIMWVLRALERVGDHACNIAENVIFMVKGEDVRHTSMEETERVVGR
- the pstB gene encoding phosphate ABC transporter ATP-binding protein PstB; the protein is MNTMSPSISAEAGMLGKGAAVPVPDSQRKDTLMEDKPEDTVIEEGKTVGQPFTADPKFKLRNVDVSYGADRAIKNISLDIGRNEVIAFIGPSGCGKSTFLRCLNRMNDSIDICRVKGSLELDDQNIYDSKRDVVELRARVGMVFQKPNPFPKSIYDNVAYGPRIHGLANRKSELDDIVENSLRKAGLWNEAKDRLDSMATGMSGGQQQRLCIARAIAVSPEVILMDEPCSALDPIATARVEELIAEMSESYTIVIVTHSMQQAARVSNRTAYFHMGHLVEVNKTDTVFTSPQHPLTESYITGRFG
- the pstA gene encoding phosphate ABC transporter permease PstA; the encoded protein is MTDQRSQAEIVRKSLKRRYRKERRFRLYGILAIFIALASLFILFADIISKGHTGFVKTTITLDVSLDSGLMYLDDPTDKDQWSNADFKAPILVALQAQVPEAAGAAEKRELGRFLGTFADSEIRNLLTKNPGLLNTTQTIEFPTHDRVSVYVKHADNPRYSIKLSEQQQRWVDELVQKGIIDTSFNDVLFSRGDSREPANAGVLGAIVGSLLTMLVTLAISFPVGIAAAVYLEEFAPQNKLTDFIEVNINNLAAVPSIIFGLLGLAVFINLFGMPRSVPVVGGLVLALMTLPTIIISSRAAIKSVPPSIREAAEGVGASKMQVVLHHVVPLAMPGMLTGSIIGMAQALGETAPLLLIGMVAFIVDVPDGLFSSATVLPVQIYLWASSSEQGFVELASAAIMVLLTFMIIMNALAIWLRKRLERRW
- the pstC gene encoding phosphate ABC transporter permease subunit PstC, which encodes MQTANLLPLVLVLAVVAYSLAYMRSRAVAAPLGGIRNLKALPFYYAARAALWCAIPALVVLAVWAGFEDKVIQGIVIASLPPDTWPESAGQASLILSQISNVAAGSLNPEFLPKHITGAASLLEAMQDKSGNFKAILVVLIAVLGATFAWTRVAPHINARKNVETTLRRIFFACAALAVLTTAGIVFSVFLETMRFFDRVPITEFLFGTSWSPQTAIRIDQIGSEGAFGVIPLFTGTLLISAIALLVAVPVGLLSAIYLAEYASKRMRSTIKPVLEMLAGIPTVVYGFFAALTVAPFIRELAATVGMEASSQSALAAGLVMGIMIVPFVSSLSDDVISAVPQTMRDGSLALGATQSETMKKVIFPAALPGIIGGILLAASRAIGETMIVVMAAGLAANLTANPLDSVTTVTVQIATLLVGDQEFDSAKTLSAFALGMLLFIVTLLLNVVALKIVRKYREQYD
- a CDS encoding substrate-binding domain-containing protein: MTKLYKALTTVTLAGAIAALSAPAMARDTISIVGSSTVYPFATVVAERFGRNTDFATPKIESTGSGGGLKLFCQGVGTQHPDITNASRRMKKSEFDMCQANGVKEITEVRIGADGIVMANSKEAEKLDLSLKQIFLALAKDVPNPDGSNELIANPYMNWSEIDASLPNIAISVMGPPPTSGTRDAFVELAMESGCKQFPMIAQMEDDNEDKFKTVCQSMRDDGPFVEAGENDNLIVQRLAQDPETLGIFGYSFLMENTGQIQAATVNGVEPTPEAISSDQYPVARSLWFYVKKAHVGVVPGIQEYISEFSSEGAWGDNGYLVDVGLIPSPRNERMKIAKAVKELAPMTGNEL
- a CDS encoding acyl-CoA thioesterase — translated: MSTFDDDNPMPLGELILRIIPFPGDTNANGDVFAGWLVKQMDIAAATMAARISQGRSATVAMDRMEFLSPVRVGSQVGCYCELIEIGRSSMNIKIEVWTMDRYSEDRRKVTEGHFVYVAIDDVGRIREVPDQS